The Mangifera indica cultivar Alphonso chromosome 8, CATAS_Mindica_2.1, whole genome shotgun sequence genome has a window encoding:
- the LOC123223659 gene encoding protease Do-like 2, chloroplastic isoform X6 produces the protein MAMAIAVVNSYFPALNSTVKFRCSISSQRLIPTSQSLASKLATSDRKLHETLTDGRVDVGRSQSTAFKSFGAQRKDRKELQHDSKEQPVVMSALQCLQELAYSQSAWAPGLRSVMVEPRNLQDVAFLNAVVKVYCTHTAPDYSLPWQKQSAFMIGDGKLLTNAHCVEHDTQVKVKRRGDDTKYVAKDAVTVVGYPLGGDTILVTKGVVSSIEVYRSEQDENVGYVIPTTVVSHFLNDYERNGKYTAFLGFPCLGVLLQKLENPALHACLKVQSNEVVKEQYPSIQMSALHSATSLVKSLLVM, from the exons ATGGCCATGGCAATAGCAGTCGTCAACTCTTACTTCCCTGCGCTCAATTCCACTGTTAAATTCCGTTGCTCCATTTCCTCCCAACGCCTTATCCCCACTTCACAGTCCCTCGCTTCTAAACTCGCCACCTCTGAT AGGAAATTGCACGAAACATTGACCGATGGCCGAGTAGACGTTGGACGTTCTCAATCTACTGCTTTTAAATCTTTTGGCGCGCAAAGAAAAGACAGAAAGGAGCTTCAGCATGATTCGAAGGAGCAGCCG GTGGTGATGTCGGCATTGCAGTGTTTGCAGGAGCTAGCGTACAGCCAGTCCGCGTGGGCACCTGGGCTACGGAGCGTgatg GTTGAACCAAGGAATCTTCAAGATGTAGCTTTTCTTAATGCTGTTGTGaag GTTTATTGCACCCATACTGCTCCTGATTATTCCCTTCCATGGCAAAAGCAAAG TGCTTTTATGATTGGTGATGGGAAACTTTTGACAAATGCACACTGTGTTGAACATGATACACAG GTTAAAGTGAAGAGAAGGGGAGATGATACCAAATATGTGGCTAAG GATGCAGTAACTGTTGTAGGGTATCCCCTTGGAGGAGATACCATTTTGGTGACGAAGGGTGTTGTATCaagtatagag GTTTACAGATCTGAACAGGATGAAAATGTTGGATATGTGATTCCAACTACAGTTGTATCTCATTTTTTGAATGACTATGAGAGGAATGGGAAATACACTG CTTTTCTAGGTTTCCCTTGCCTTGGTGTACTGCTGCAGAAGCTAGAGAATCCAGCACTACATGCATGCCTGAAAGTACAGTCTAATGAG GTTGTGAAGGAACAATACCCTTCCATTCAAATGAGCGCATTGCATTCTGCTACCTCATTAGTCAAAA GTTTGCTGGTGATGTAG
- the LOC123223659 gene encoding protease Do-like 2, chloroplastic isoform X2 has translation MAMAIAVVNSYFPALNSTVKFRCSISSQRLIPTSQSLASKLATSDRKLHETLTDGRVDVGRSQSTAFKSFGAQRKDRKELQHDSKEQPVVMSALQCLQELAYSQSAWAPGLRSVMVEPRNLQDVAFLNAVVKVYCTHTAPDYSLPWQKQSAFMIGDGKLLTNAHCVEHDTQVKVKRRGDDTKYVAKDAVTVVGYPLGGDTILVTKGVVSSIEVYRSEQDENVGYVIPTTVVSHFLNDYERNGKYTGFPCLGVLLQKLENPALHACLKVQSNEGNVIVNFDDVHVGCEGTIPFHSNERIAFCYLISQKFAGDVAELGVIRDGTFMKVHVVLNPQMHLVPYHIDGGQPSYLIIAGLVFTPLSEPLIEEEFEDSNMNYRGHPFKYIIHSKLTCDQMA, from the exons ATGGCCATGGCAATAGCAGTCGTCAACTCTTACTTCCCTGCGCTCAATTCCACTGTTAAATTCCGTTGCTCCATTTCCTCCCAACGCCTTATCCCCACTTCACAGTCCCTCGCTTCTAAACTCGCCACCTCTGAT AGGAAATTGCACGAAACATTGACCGATGGCCGAGTAGACGTTGGACGTTCTCAATCTACTGCTTTTAAATCTTTTGGCGCGCAAAGAAAAGACAGAAAGGAGCTTCAGCATGATTCGAAGGAGCAGCCG GTGGTGATGTCGGCATTGCAGTGTTTGCAGGAGCTAGCGTACAGCCAGTCCGCGTGGGCACCTGGGCTACGGAGCGTgatg GTTGAACCAAGGAATCTTCAAGATGTAGCTTTTCTTAATGCTGTTGTGaag GTTTATTGCACCCATACTGCTCCTGATTATTCCCTTCCATGGCAAAAGCAAAG TGCTTTTATGATTGGTGATGGGAAACTTTTGACAAATGCACACTGTGTTGAACATGATACACAG GTTAAAGTGAAGAGAAGGGGAGATGATACCAAATATGTGGCTAAG GATGCAGTAACTGTTGTAGGGTATCCCCTTGGAGGAGATACCATTTTGGTGACGAAGGGTGTTGTATCaagtatagag GTTTACAGATCTGAACAGGATGAAAATGTTGGATATGTGATTCCAACTACAGTTGTATCTCATTTTTTGAATGACTATGAGAGGAATGGGAAATACACTG GTTTCCCTTGCCTTGGTGTACTGCTGCAGAAGCTAGAGAATCCAGCACTACATGCATGCCTGAAAGTACAGTCTAATGAG ggCAATGTGATTGTAAATTTTGATGATGTTCATGTAGGTTGTGAAGGAACAATACCCTTCCATTCAAATGAGCGCATTGCATTCTGCTACCTCATTAGTCAAAA GTTTGCTGGTGATGTAGCAGAACTTGGTGTTATTAGGGATGGGACTTTCATGAAAGTTCATGTTGTCTTAAATCCACAAATGCATTTG GTTCCCTACCATATTGATGGAGGTCAGCCTTCATATCTAATCATTGCTGGTTTGGTGTTTACCCCACTGTCAGAACCCCTAATAGA GGAAGAATTTGAAGACTCCAATATGAATTACAGAGGACATCCTTTTAAGTACATTATTCATTCCAAATTAACATGTGACCAGATGGCTTAA
- the LOC123223659 gene encoding protease Do-like 2, chloroplastic isoform X4, whose translation MAMAIAVVNSYFPALNSTVKFRCSISSQRLIPTSQSLASKLATSDRKLHETLTDGRVDVGRSQSTAFKSFGAQRKDRKELQHDSKEQPVVMSALQCLQELAYSQSAWAPGLRSVMVEPRNLQDVAFLNAVVKVYCTHTAPDYSLPWQKQSAFMIGDGKLLTNAHCVEHDTQVKVKRRGDDTKYVAKDAVTVVGYPLGGDTILVTKGVVSSIEVYRSEQDENVGYVIPTTVVSHFLNDYERNGKYTAFLGFPCLGVLLQKLENPALHACLKVQSNEGNVIVNFDDVHVGCEGTIPFHSNERIAFCYLISQKFAGDVAELGVIRDGTFMKVHVVLNPQMHLVPYHIDGGQPSYLIIAGLVFTPLSEPLIEYDT comes from the exons ATGGCCATGGCAATAGCAGTCGTCAACTCTTACTTCCCTGCGCTCAATTCCACTGTTAAATTCCGTTGCTCCATTTCCTCCCAACGCCTTATCCCCACTTCACAGTCCCTCGCTTCTAAACTCGCCACCTCTGAT AGGAAATTGCACGAAACATTGACCGATGGCCGAGTAGACGTTGGACGTTCTCAATCTACTGCTTTTAAATCTTTTGGCGCGCAAAGAAAAGACAGAAAGGAGCTTCAGCATGATTCGAAGGAGCAGCCG GTGGTGATGTCGGCATTGCAGTGTTTGCAGGAGCTAGCGTACAGCCAGTCCGCGTGGGCACCTGGGCTACGGAGCGTgatg GTTGAACCAAGGAATCTTCAAGATGTAGCTTTTCTTAATGCTGTTGTGaag GTTTATTGCACCCATACTGCTCCTGATTATTCCCTTCCATGGCAAAAGCAAAG TGCTTTTATGATTGGTGATGGGAAACTTTTGACAAATGCACACTGTGTTGAACATGATACACAG GTTAAAGTGAAGAGAAGGGGAGATGATACCAAATATGTGGCTAAG GATGCAGTAACTGTTGTAGGGTATCCCCTTGGAGGAGATACCATTTTGGTGACGAAGGGTGTTGTATCaagtatagag GTTTACAGATCTGAACAGGATGAAAATGTTGGATATGTGATTCCAACTACAGTTGTATCTCATTTTTTGAATGACTATGAGAGGAATGGGAAATACACTG CTTTTCTAGGTTTCCCTTGCCTTGGTGTACTGCTGCAGAAGCTAGAGAATCCAGCACTACATGCATGCCTGAAAGTACAGTCTAATGAG ggCAATGTGATTGTAAATTTTGATGATGTTCATGTAGGTTGTGAAGGAACAATACCCTTCCATTCAAATGAGCGCATTGCATTCTGCTACCTCATTAGTCAAAA GTTTGCTGGTGATGTAGCAGAACTTGGTGTTATTAGGGATGGGACTTTCATGAAAGTTCATGTTGTCTTAAATCCACAAATGCATTTG GTTCCCTACCATATTGATGGAGGTCAGCCTTCATATCTAATCATTGCTGGTTTGGTGTTTACCCCACTGTCAGAACCCCTAATAGAGTATGACACTTAG
- the LOC123223659 gene encoding protease Do-like 2, chloroplastic isoform X3, which translates to MAMAIAVVNSYFPALNSTVKFRCSISSQRLIPTSQSLASKLATSDRKLHETLTDGRVDVGRSQSTAFKSFGAQRKDRKELQHDSKEQPVVMSALQCLQELAYSQSAWAPGLRSVMVEPRNLQDVAFLNAVVKVYCTHTAPDYSLPWQKQSAFMIGDGKLLTNAHCVEHDTQVKVKRRGDDTKYVAKDAVTVVGYPLGGDTILVTKGVVSSIEVYRSEQDENVGYVIPTTVVSHFLNDYERNGKYTAFLGFPCLGVLLQKLENPALHACLKVQSNEVCLCIEVSFCDPIVIKILFHTFLKISFGTNYSINFSAISFVFFAYLFVLACLDYVLRGVFSKLHKSSLKCLVFLYQLKPSVTIGIFLINYLSYKRCW; encoded by the exons ATGGCCATGGCAATAGCAGTCGTCAACTCTTACTTCCCTGCGCTCAATTCCACTGTTAAATTCCGTTGCTCCATTTCCTCCCAACGCCTTATCCCCACTTCACAGTCCCTCGCTTCTAAACTCGCCACCTCTGAT AGGAAATTGCACGAAACATTGACCGATGGCCGAGTAGACGTTGGACGTTCTCAATCTACTGCTTTTAAATCTTTTGGCGCGCAAAGAAAAGACAGAAAGGAGCTTCAGCATGATTCGAAGGAGCAGCCG GTGGTGATGTCGGCATTGCAGTGTTTGCAGGAGCTAGCGTACAGCCAGTCCGCGTGGGCACCTGGGCTACGGAGCGTgatg GTTGAACCAAGGAATCTTCAAGATGTAGCTTTTCTTAATGCTGTTGTGaag GTTTATTGCACCCATACTGCTCCTGATTATTCCCTTCCATGGCAAAAGCAAAG TGCTTTTATGATTGGTGATGGGAAACTTTTGACAAATGCACACTGTGTTGAACATGATACACAG GTTAAAGTGAAGAGAAGGGGAGATGATACCAAATATGTGGCTAAG GATGCAGTAACTGTTGTAGGGTATCCCCTTGGAGGAGATACCATTTTGGTGACGAAGGGTGTTGTATCaagtatagag GTTTACAGATCTGAACAGGATGAAAATGTTGGATATGTGATTCCAACTACAGTTGTATCTCATTTTTTGAATGACTATGAGAGGAATGGGAAATACACTG CTTTTCTAGGTTTCCCTTGCCTTGGTGTACTGCTGCAGAAGCTAGAGAATCCAGCACTACATGCATGCCTGAAAGTACAGTCTAATGAGGTATGCCTTTGTATTGAGGTGTCCTTTTGTGACCCCAtcgtaataaaaattttatttcatacttttctaaaaatttcatttggTACAAATTATAGTATAAATTTCTCAGctatttcatttgttttttttgcgTACTTATTTGTGCTTGCATGTCTTGATTATGTTCTCCGTGGTGTGTTTTCTAAACTGCACAAATCATCTTTAAAATGTCTTGTGTTCCTTTATCAACTGAAACCATCAGTTACCATAGGTATTTTCCTCATAAATTATCTCTCATACAAGAGGTGCTGGTAA
- the LOC123223660 gene encoding probable indole-3-pyruvate monooxygenase YUCCA10, producing the protein MREQLVIIVGAGPSGLATAACLTQLSIPYVILEREDCYASLWKKYAYDRLHLHLAQQFCQLPHFSFPSSYPTFIHKDLFLRYLDAYVSHFNISPLYQRSVDFANYDQVSQKWVVKARNTASGEIEEYSGRFLVVATGETTNPFTPNIKGMDSFTGEVIHSTGYKNGKAYGDKNVLVVGFGNSGMEIALDLTNHGAKTSTVIRSPVHILNREMVYMGLVMLKYLPYGVVDSIMVLLSKLVYGDMSKYGINRPKEGPFFMKVAYGKYPVFDIGTCKKIKSGEIQVLPAIESIRANEVIFENGKSHPFDTIVFCTGFKRSTYKWLKGDDYLLNEDGLPKPNYPNHWKGKNGLFCAGLSRRGLYGAAADAQNIANEIKSLL; encoded by the exons ATGAGAGAGCAATTAGTAATAATCGTAGGGGCTGGCCCCTCCGGCTTGGCCACCGCAGCCTGCCTTACCCAGCTTTCAATACCCTACGTAATTCTTGAAAGAGAAGATTGTTATGCTTCTCTTTGGAAGAAATATGCCTATgatcgtcttcatcttcatttggcTCAACAATTCTGTCAACTTCCTCACTTTTCATTCCCCTCTTCTTATCCAACTTTCATACACAAAGACCTATTCCTACGATACTTGGATGCCTATGTTTCTCATTTCAATATCAGTCCTTTGTATCAAAGATCCGTTGACTTTGCAAACTACGATCAGGTAAGCCAGAAATGGGTTGTGAAAGCTAGAAATACAGCGTCTGGGGAGATCGAGGAGTATTCTGGGAGGTTTTTGGTGGTGGCAACTGGAGAAACAACTAACCCTTTTACACCAAATATTAAAGGAATGGATTCTTTCACTGGGGAAGTTATTCACTCAACTGGCTATAAAAACGGCAAGGCATATGGTGATAAGAATGTTTTGGTTGTTGGGTTTGGTAATTCTGGCATGGAAATTGCACTTGACCTCACTAACCATGGTGCCAAAACTTCCACAGTTATTCGTAGTCCG GTTCACATATTGAATAGAGAGATGGTATACATGGGTTTAGTTATGTTGAAGTATCTGCCTTATGGCGTGGTGGACTCCATCATGGTGTTGCTTAGCAAGCTTGTTTATGGAGACATGAGCAAGTATGGCATAAACAGGCCTAAGGAGGGTCCATTTTTCATGAAAGTTGCTTACGGAAAGTATCCAGTTTTCGATATCGGAACCTGTAAGAAGATCAAATCTGGAGAGATCCAA GTCTTGCCAGCAATAGAAAGCATTAGGGCCAATGAGGTGATATTTGAGAATGGCAAGTCACATCCCTTTGACACAATTGTATTTTGTACCGGCTTCAAGAGATCAACATATAAATGGCTTAAG GGGGATGACTACTTATTGAACGAGGATGGACTTCCAAAGCCCAATTACCCAAACCACTGGAAAGGAAAGAATGGTTTATTCTGTGCTGGATTGTCAAGGAGAGGGCTGTATGGCGCTGCCGCGGATGCCCAAAACATAGCTAATGAAATCAAGTCGCTTCTCTGA
- the LOC123223659 gene encoding protease Do-like 2, chloroplastic isoform X1, protein MAMAIAVVNSYFPALNSTVKFRCSISSQRLIPTSQSLASKLATSDRKLHETLTDGRVDVGRSQSTAFKSFGAQRKDRKELQHDSKEQPVVMSALQCLQELAYSQSAWAPGLRSVMVEPRNLQDVAFLNAVVKVYCTHTAPDYSLPWQKQSAFMIGDGKLLTNAHCVEHDTQVKVKRRGDDTKYVAKDAVTVVGYPLGGDTILVTKGVVSSIEVYRSEQDENVGYVIPTTVVSHFLNDYERNGKYTAFLGFPCLGVLLQKLENPALHACLKVQSNEGNVIVNFDDVHVGCEGTIPFHSNERIAFCYLISQKFAGDVAELGVIRDGTFMKVHVVLNPQMHLVPYHIDGGQPSYLIIAGLVFTPLSEPLIEEEFEDSNMNYRGHPFKYIIHSKLTCDQMA, encoded by the exons ATGGCCATGGCAATAGCAGTCGTCAACTCTTACTTCCCTGCGCTCAATTCCACTGTTAAATTCCGTTGCTCCATTTCCTCCCAACGCCTTATCCCCACTTCACAGTCCCTCGCTTCTAAACTCGCCACCTCTGAT AGGAAATTGCACGAAACATTGACCGATGGCCGAGTAGACGTTGGACGTTCTCAATCTACTGCTTTTAAATCTTTTGGCGCGCAAAGAAAAGACAGAAAGGAGCTTCAGCATGATTCGAAGGAGCAGCCG GTGGTGATGTCGGCATTGCAGTGTTTGCAGGAGCTAGCGTACAGCCAGTCCGCGTGGGCACCTGGGCTACGGAGCGTgatg GTTGAACCAAGGAATCTTCAAGATGTAGCTTTTCTTAATGCTGTTGTGaag GTTTATTGCACCCATACTGCTCCTGATTATTCCCTTCCATGGCAAAAGCAAAG TGCTTTTATGATTGGTGATGGGAAACTTTTGACAAATGCACACTGTGTTGAACATGATACACAG GTTAAAGTGAAGAGAAGGGGAGATGATACCAAATATGTGGCTAAG GATGCAGTAACTGTTGTAGGGTATCCCCTTGGAGGAGATACCATTTTGGTGACGAAGGGTGTTGTATCaagtatagag GTTTACAGATCTGAACAGGATGAAAATGTTGGATATGTGATTCCAACTACAGTTGTATCTCATTTTTTGAATGACTATGAGAGGAATGGGAAATACACTG CTTTTCTAGGTTTCCCTTGCCTTGGTGTACTGCTGCAGAAGCTAGAGAATCCAGCACTACATGCATGCCTGAAAGTACAGTCTAATGAG ggCAATGTGATTGTAAATTTTGATGATGTTCATGTAGGTTGTGAAGGAACAATACCCTTCCATTCAAATGAGCGCATTGCATTCTGCTACCTCATTAGTCAAAA GTTTGCTGGTGATGTAGCAGAACTTGGTGTTATTAGGGATGGGACTTTCATGAAAGTTCATGTTGTCTTAAATCCACAAATGCATTTG GTTCCCTACCATATTGATGGAGGTCAGCCTTCATATCTAATCATTGCTGGTTTGGTGTTTACCCCACTGTCAGAACCCCTAATAGA GGAAGAATTTGAAGACTCCAATATGAATTACAGAGGACATCCTTTTAAGTACATTATTCATTCCAAATTAACATGTGACCAGATGGCTTAA
- the LOC123223659 gene encoding protease Do-like 2, chloroplastic isoform X5, with amino-acid sequence MSALQCLQELAYSQSAWAPGLRSVMVEPRNLQDVAFLNAVVKVYCTHTAPDYSLPWQKQSAFMIGDGKLLTNAHCVEHDTQVKVKRRGDDTKYVAKDAVTVVGYPLGGDTILVTKGVVSSIEVYRSEQDENVGYVIPTTVVSHFLNDYERNGKYTAFLGFPCLGVLLQKLENPALHACLKVQSNEGNVIVNFDDVHVGCEGTIPFHSNERIAFCYLISQKFAGDVAELGVIRDGTFMKVHVVLNPQMHLVPYHIDGGQPSYLIIAGLVFTPLSEPLIEEEFEDSNMNYRGHPFKYIIHSKLTCDQMA; translated from the exons ATGTCGGCATTGCAGTGTTTGCAGGAGCTAGCGTACAGCCAGTCCGCGTGGGCACCTGGGCTACGGAGCGTgatg GTTGAACCAAGGAATCTTCAAGATGTAGCTTTTCTTAATGCTGTTGTGaag GTTTATTGCACCCATACTGCTCCTGATTATTCCCTTCCATGGCAAAAGCAAAG TGCTTTTATGATTGGTGATGGGAAACTTTTGACAAATGCACACTGTGTTGAACATGATACACAG GTTAAAGTGAAGAGAAGGGGAGATGATACCAAATATGTGGCTAAG GATGCAGTAACTGTTGTAGGGTATCCCCTTGGAGGAGATACCATTTTGGTGACGAAGGGTGTTGTATCaagtatagag GTTTACAGATCTGAACAGGATGAAAATGTTGGATATGTGATTCCAACTACAGTTGTATCTCATTTTTTGAATGACTATGAGAGGAATGGGAAATACACTG CTTTTCTAGGTTTCCCTTGCCTTGGTGTACTGCTGCAGAAGCTAGAGAATCCAGCACTACATGCATGCCTGAAAGTACAGTCTAATGAG ggCAATGTGATTGTAAATTTTGATGATGTTCATGTAGGTTGTGAAGGAACAATACCCTTCCATTCAAATGAGCGCATTGCATTCTGCTACCTCATTAGTCAAAA GTTTGCTGGTGATGTAGCAGAACTTGGTGTTATTAGGGATGGGACTTTCATGAAAGTTCATGTTGTCTTAAATCCACAAATGCATTTG GTTCCCTACCATATTGATGGAGGTCAGCCTTCATATCTAATCATTGCTGGTTTGGTGTTTACCCCACTGTCAGAACCCCTAATAGA GGAAGAATTTGAAGACTCCAATATGAATTACAGAGGACATCCTTTTAAGTACATTATTCATTCCAAATTAACATGTGACCAGATGGCTTAA